The genomic DNA GCTTCGTGCAAGAGGTTGCCGACGTCACCACCGGCACGCGCGTGAGGGCAGGCCAGCCGCTGATGGAGATCTACAGTTCGGCGGTCGCCTCCGCCGCGGCGGAATATCTCGCGACGATTACCTCGAAGACGGTGGGCGGCGTCGAGATGTACGGCCGCGGCTCGCGGCAGCGGCTAATGAACCTCAACGTGCCCGAACAAATCATCGCCGAGATGGAGCGGACGCGCGTCGCGCCCGTCACCGTGCATTGGTCGGCGCCGCGCGACGGCATCGTGCTCGAACGCAGCGCGATCGAAGGCATGCGCGCCAATCCCGGCGACGTGTTGTTCCGGATCGCGGATATCTCGCTGGTCTGGGCGCTGGTCGACGTCGCCGAGCGCGATCTCGGCACGATCGCGGTGGGGCAGCCCGTGGCGGTGCGCGCACGGAGCTTTCCCGGCCGCATCTTCAGCGGCAAGATCGCCGTGGTTTATCCGCAGGTGAACCGCGACACCAGGACGGTGCGCGTCCGCATCGAGCTCGCCAATCCCGATGCTGTGCTGCTGCCGGACATGTATGTCGATGCCGACATCGACACGGCCGATGGCGCGCCCGTGCTGGCGATCCAGGACAGCGCGGTGCTCGACACCGGCGCGCGTCAGGCCGTCCTGGTCGACAAGGGCGAGGGCCGCTTCGAGCCGCGCGAGGTGAAGCTTGGCCGGCGCGGCGGCGGCTATATCGAGGTGCGCGACGGACTCGCGGACGGCGAGGCAGTGGTCACCTCCGCCAACTTCCTGATCGATGCGGAAAGCAATCTGAAGGCCGCGCTCAAGGGCTTTGCGGAAGGAGCGCCGCAGGCGTCCGAATCCGGCCACGCCGCGGGAGAGCACAAATGATCGCCCGCATCATCGCCTGGTCGGCGCGCAATCTGCTGCTGGTGCTGTTCGGTACCGGCTTTGCGGCCGCCGCCGGTCTCTATGCGCTGATCCATCTGCCGCTGGATGCGATCCCGGACCTCTCCGACACCCAGGTCATCGTCTACACCGAATATCCCGGCCAGGCGCCGCAGGTGATCGAGGACCAGGTGACCTATCCCCTGACCACGGCGATGCTGACCGTGCCGAAATCGAAGGTCGTGCGCGGCTTCTCGTTCTTCGGGGTGTCGTTCGTCTACGTGATCTTCGAGGACGGCACCGACATCTACTGGGCGCGTTCGCGCGTGCTGGAGTTTTTGAACGGCGCGGCGTCGCGGCTTCCCGCCGGCGTCAGCCCGACCATCGGGCCCGATGCCACCGGCGTCGGCTGGGTCTATCAGTACGCGGTGATGTCGAAAGAGTTGAATCTCGCCGACCTCAGGACGATCCAGGACTGGAACCTGAAGTTCGCGCTGGCCAAGGCCGAAGGCGTCGCCGAAATCGCCAGCATCGGCGGCTTCGTCAAGCAGTACAACGTGGTGCTCGATCCGCAGCGGATGCGCGATCGCGGCATCAGCATGCAGAAGATTCGCGACGCGATCCGCGCCAGCAACGCCGATGTCGGCGGGCGCACCGTCGAGCTCGCCGAGTTCGAATACGTCATCCGCGGCAAGGGCTACATCAAGAGCATCAACGATCTCGGCAACATCGTGCTGAAGACGAGCAACGGCACGCCGGTGCTGCTCCGCGACGTTGCCCATGTCGAGCTCGGACCGGACGAGCGCAGGGGCATCACCGAGCTGAACGGCGAGGGCGAGGTCGCAAGCGGCATCGTGCTGCAGCGCTTCGGCGTCAACGCCCTCGACGTCATCGAGAACGTCAAGCGACGCTTCAAGGAGATCGCGAGCAGCCTGCCGGCATCGGTCGAGATCGTCCCGGTCTACGACCGCTCCAGCCTGATCTACGCGGCGATCGACACGCTCAAGCACACGCTGTTCGAGGAGAGCATCGTCGTCGCGCTGGTCTGCATCGTGTTCCTGCTGCACGTCCGCAGCGCGCTGGTCGCGATCCTGATGCTGCCGGTCGGCGTGCTGATGGCGTTCGGCGCCATGAAGCTGCTCGGCCTCGGCTCGAACATCATGAGCCTAGGGGGCATCGCGATCGCGATCGGCGCCATGGTCGATGCAGCGATCGTCATGATCGAGAACGCGCACAAGCATCTCGAACGCGCCAAGCCCGATCAGTCGCGCGTGCAGATCCTGATCGATGCCGCCTCGGAAGTCGGTCCTGCGCTGTTCTTCAGCCTGCTGATCATCACCGTGTCGTTCATGCCGATCTTCACGCTGGAATCGCAGGAGGGGCGGCTGTTCAGTCCGCTCGCCTTCACCAAGACGTTCTCGATGGCCGCTGCGGCCCTCTTGTCCGTCACGCTGGTGCCGGCGCTGATGGTGATCTTCGTCCGCGGCCGGATCGTGCCGGAGGGCAGGAATGTCATCAATCGCTTCCTGATCTGGATCTACCGGCCCGTCATCAAGGGCGTGCTTCGCGCCAAGACGCTGGTGATCCTTGCCGCCGTCGCAGTGCTTGCGGTCACCGCTTGGCCGGCAGGCCGGCTCGGCACCGAGTTCATGCCGACGCTGAACGAGGGCACGCTGCTCTACATGCCG from Bradyrhizobium sp. CCBAU 53351 includes the following:
- a CDS encoding efflux RND transporter periplasmic adaptor subunit, encoding MKKLRLLTALALGGGLALGATWALFDGHWSVHAEATPAVAEANRAPLYYRDSSGAPFWSAAPKKDDRGRDYLPVYEDGQAAAAAPKPPQAASSRRILYYRNPMGLPDTSPVPKKDPMGMNYIPVYEGDEVDDGTVKLSPGKIQRTGVKSEPVERRAIRVSVKAPGTIQLDERRISVIAMRAESFVQEVADVTTGTRVRAGQPLMEIYSSAVASAAAEYLATITSKTVGGVEMYGRGSRQRLMNLNVPEQIIAEMERTRVAPVTVHWSAPRDGIVLERSAIEGMRANPGDVLFRIADISLVWALVDVAERDLGTIAVGQPVAVRARSFPGRIFSGKIAVVYPQVNRDTRTVRVRIELANPDAVLLPDMYVDADIDTADGAPVLAIQDSAVLDTGARQAVLVDKGEGRFEPREVKLGRRGGGYIEVRDGLADGEAVVTSANFLIDAESNLKAALKGFAEGAPQASESGHAAGEHK
- a CDS encoding efflux RND transporter permease subunit, whose product is MIARIIAWSARNLLLVLFGTGFAAAAGLYALIHLPLDAIPDLSDTQVIVYTEYPGQAPQVIEDQVTYPLTTAMLTVPKSKVVRGFSFFGVSFVYVIFEDGTDIYWARSRVLEFLNGAASRLPAGVSPTIGPDATGVGWVYQYAVMSKELNLADLRTIQDWNLKFALAKAEGVAEIASIGGFVKQYNVVLDPQRMRDRGISMQKIRDAIRASNADVGGRTVELAEFEYVIRGKGYIKSINDLGNIVLKTSNGTPVLLRDVAHVELGPDERRGITELNGEGEVASGIVLQRFGVNALDVIENVKRRFKEIASSLPASVEIVPVYDRSSLIYAAIDTLKHTLFEESIVVALVCIVFLLHVRSALVAILMLPVGVLMAFGAMKLLGLGSNIMSLGGIAIAIGAMVDAAIVMIENAHKHLERAKPDQSRVQILIDAASEVGPALFFSLLIITVSFMPIFTLESQEGRLFSPLAFTKTFSMAAAALLSVTLVPALMVIFVRGRIVPEGRNVINRFLIWIYRPVIKGVLRAKTLVILAAVAVLAVTAWPAGRLGTEFMPTLNEGTLLYMPTTLPGISVTKAAELMQTQDRIIKSFPEVASVYGKAGRAATATDPAPTEMFETVVNLKPKEAWRPGVTVDSLIAEMDKALQFPGVSNAWTMPIKARIDMLSTGIRTPVGVKVMGTDLVEIDRLARQVERVIKTVPGTSSAYAERGIGGYYLEIVPDREALARYGILIQDVQDTIAAALGGQTVTTTVEGRQRFTVNMRYPRDLRDNPKAIASEILVPMPAGGAVPLGEVAKVEPARGPTSIRTENGQLATYIYVDIRDRDIGSYVADAQRAVTESIQFPAGTYVVWSGQYEYLQRAAARLKIVVPVTLTIIFLLLYLNFKALTETLIVMLSLPFALVGGIWMMWWFGFNLSVAVAVGFIALAGVAAETGVVMLIYLDHALAEMKARCGTEGRVFTRADLHDAIMVGAVERVRPKMMTVVAIMAGLLPIMWSTGTGSEIMQRIALPMIAGMISSTLLTLIVIPAIFGLVKGRGLPDGEQPALADNHAVESANAMQASQAAE